The following are encoded together in the Triticum dicoccoides isolate Atlit2015 ecotype Zavitan chromosome 6B, WEW_v2.0, whole genome shotgun sequence genome:
- the LOC119326729 gene encoding uncharacterized protein LOC119326729 isoform X1, protein MGCFSSKPEDASVLIRRRPASIGEVAVFVPGLRVPEPLELPPPLADSLPRRLTERLAASRDRIANMAAREALAVTKPRRRAATQHGASTSADLVQALEEYLPVILGMAKDGSELEDKIQFAWMNQEDDAEETALPSAWYEVLSVLHMMAMLRLSQANSLLLPKTSLEGYHTKVSEENKRASVEVFLKAAGHLECAMQHVLPRMSPEKRKGLPVDLSEGVLKATCMQALGQAIDVQLGLAIDSPKATLAVKRRLACEMVKCWQQAHESIADIPLLDGWGEKHRLFVKWKHMEAKAAAYYYHGLILDEGNTEKSHRAAVAALQSAEESLRESRAVCEAFHTASPFSRSPTLWGSMKYLHDKIHKDSNCKVRINKDLYSNVDRTHETVPALPDFAVALQPEEYRLPRTDAASAND, encoded by the exons ATGGGGTGCTTCAGCTCCAAGCCGGAGGACGCAAGCGTGCTGATCAGGAGGCGGCCCGCCAGCATCGGCGAGGTGGCCGTCTTCGTGCCGGGGCTGCGCGTCCCCGAGCCCCTGGAGCTGCCCCCGCCGCTCGCCGACAGCCTCCCCAGGCGGCTCACCGAGCGGCTGGCCGCGTCCAGGGACCGCATTGCCAACATGGCCGCCCGCGAGGCCCTCGCCGTCACCAAGCCCCGCAGGCGCGCTGCCACACAGCATG GGGCGTCGACGTCGGCTGATCTTGTGCAGGCCTTGGAAGAGTATCTGCCAGTCATTCTAGGGATGGCAAAAGATG GCAGCGAGCTGGAGGACAAGATACAGTTTGCATGGATGAACCAAGAAGATGATGCAGAG GAGACGGCACTGCCCAGCGCCTGGTATGAGGTGCTGTCGGTGCTGCACATGATGGCCATGCTCCGTCTATCCCAGGCAAACTCCCTGCTCCTGCCAAAGACGTCTCTCGAGGGATACCACACCAAAGTATCCGAAG agaataaaCGCGCTTCGGTCGAGGTGTTCCTCAAGGCGGCCGGGCACCTGGAGTGCGCCATGCAGCATGTTCTTCCCAGGATGTCACCCGAAAAGAG GAAAGGTCTTCCTGTGGACCTGTCTGAAGGGGTCCTGAAAGCTACCTGCATGCAAGCACTCGGTCAG GCAATTGATGTTCAACTTGGGTTGGCAATTGACAGTCCAAAGGCTACCCTGGCTGTCAAAAGGAGGCTGGCATGTGAGATGGTCAAGTGCTGGCAGCAG GCACATGAAAGCATCGCAGACATACCTCTCCTCGACGGCTGGGGCGAAAAGCACAGGCTCTTTGTCAAGTGGAAGCACATGGAAGCAAAA GCTGCGGCGTATTACTACCACGGGCTGATCCTCGACGAGGGTAACACCGAGAAGTCTCACcgggcggccgtggcggcgctGCAGTCCGCGGAGGAGTCCCTGAGGGAGAGCAGGGCCGTCTGCGAGGCCTTCCACACCGCATCCCCCTTTTCAAG GAGCCCGACCCTATGGGGGTCGATGAAGTACCTCCACGACAAGATCCACAAGGACTCCAACTGCAAGGTTCGCATCAACAAGGACCTCTACAGCAATGTTGACAGGACACACGAGACAGTGCCGGCGCTGCCGGATTTCGCGGTGGCCCTCCAGCCGGAGGAGTACCGGCTTCCTCGCACAGACGCTGCTTCTGCAAATGACTAG
- the LOC119326729 gene encoding uncharacterized protein LOC119326729 isoform X2, with product MAKDGSELEDKIQFAWMNQEDDAEETALPSAWYEVLSVLHMMAMLRLSQANSLLLPKTSLEGYHTKVSEENKRASVEVFLKAAGHLECAMQHVLPRMSPEKRKGLPVDLSEGVLKATCMQALGQAIDVQLGLAIDSPKATLAVKRRLACEMVKCWQQAHESIADIPLLDGWGEKHRLFVKWKHMEAKAAAYYYHGLILDEGNTEKSHRAAVAALQSAEESLRESRAVCEAFHTASPFSRSPTLWGSMKYLHDKIHKDSNCKVRINKDLYSNVDRTHETVPALPDFAVALQPEEYRLPRTDAASAND from the exons ATGGCAAAAGATG GCAGCGAGCTGGAGGACAAGATACAGTTTGCATGGATGAACCAAGAAGATGATGCAGAG GAGACGGCACTGCCCAGCGCCTGGTATGAGGTGCTGTCGGTGCTGCACATGATGGCCATGCTCCGTCTATCCCAGGCAAACTCCCTGCTCCTGCCAAAGACGTCTCTCGAGGGATACCACACCAAAGTATCCGAAG agaataaaCGCGCTTCGGTCGAGGTGTTCCTCAAGGCGGCCGGGCACCTGGAGTGCGCCATGCAGCATGTTCTTCCCAGGATGTCACCCGAAAAGAG GAAAGGTCTTCCTGTGGACCTGTCTGAAGGGGTCCTGAAAGCTACCTGCATGCAAGCACTCGGTCAG GCAATTGATGTTCAACTTGGGTTGGCAATTGACAGTCCAAAGGCTACCCTGGCTGTCAAAAGGAGGCTGGCATGTGAGATGGTCAAGTGCTGGCAGCAG GCACATGAAAGCATCGCAGACATACCTCTCCTCGACGGCTGGGGCGAAAAGCACAGGCTCTTTGTCAAGTGGAAGCACATGGAAGCAAAA GCTGCGGCGTATTACTACCACGGGCTGATCCTCGACGAGGGTAACACCGAGAAGTCTCACcgggcggccgtggcggcgctGCAGTCCGCGGAGGAGTCCCTGAGGGAGAGCAGGGCCGTCTGCGAGGCCTTCCACACCGCATCCCCCTTTTCAAG GAGCCCGACCCTATGGGGGTCGATGAAGTACCTCCACGACAAGATCCACAAGGACTCCAACTGCAAGGTTCGCATCAACAAGGACCTCTACAGCAATGTTGACAGGACACACGAGACAGTGCCGGCGCTGCCGGATTTCGCGGTGGCCCTCCAGCCGGAGGAGTACCGGCTTCCTCGCACAGACGCTGCTTCTGCAAATGACTAG
- the LOC119321766 gene encoding protein LAZY 1-like — MTLLGWMHRKLRSNNDVFKEFNAAGGGACNCIAGLASQDHEYYDDDAFVANHPSPLVNADDLITFGGSGLLTIGTLGFATGNVPGEDEGHEDYDVDDDDCVDIDLDNIDGTIDEVDNGNVGDGALTPTFTFPQFESATAEKVMVSVEAIAEKDDVATTEDDLMLVSAELEKVLRGSDVPSARVSFAMGIDCPLQGFLLGSPVCSDTESWPEKRNSGGRRASLGELFMRTRFAEEKGALVAVQESEDGGEREEGKVGKGEDGGHKRTKKWRVKDEKGHGGDGVPASATAKSKFQKILKIFHRKVYPESTMLTKKNRKRGTPDNGGGGGATDEPVPPPTPKKTGPRRLSFGCCCTKRSFSASPVDDGGEELNGDKSGHWIKTDADYLVLEL; from the exons ATGACG CTCCTGGGTTGGATGCACCGGAAGCTACGAAGCAATAACGACGTGTTCAAAGAGTTCAACGCCGCCGGAG GCGGGGCCTGCAACTGCATCGCTGGACTAGCCTCGCAGGACCATGAGTACTACGATGATGATGCTTTCGTCGCCAACCATCCTTCACCGCTGGTCAACGCCGACGATCTCATCACCTTCGGCGGCAGCGGCCTCCTAACCATTGGCACGCTAGGCTTCGCCACCGGTAATGTCCCCGGAGAAGACGAGGGCCACGAAGACTATGACGTTGATGATGACGACTGCGTCGACATTGACCTTGACAACATCGATGGCACCATCGACGAAGTTGACAATGGCAATGTCGGTGATGGCGCTCTCACACCTACCTTCACCTTCCCCCAATTTGAGTCAGCCACCGCGGAGAAGGTGATGGTCAGTGTCGAGGCGATCGCGGAGAAAGATGACGTCGCCACCACGGAGGACGACCTCATGCTGGTGAGCGCTGAGTTGGAGAAGGTCCTCAGGGGCAGCGACGTGCCGTCGGCGCGGGTAAGCTTCGCCATGGGCATCGATTGCCCACTGCAGGGCTTCCTACTTGGTTCCCCAGTGTGCAGCGACACTGAATCATGGCCAGAGAAGAGAAACAGTGGTGGACGTCGTGCCTCGCTCGGTGAGCTGTTCATGCGGACACGCTTCGCGGAAGAGAAGGGCGCCCTAGTCGCCGTCCAGGAGAGCGAGGATGGTGGGGAGAGGGAGGAAGGGAAAGTAGGGAAAGGCGAAGATGGCGGTCACAAAAGGACAAAGAAGTGGAGGGTCAAGGATGAGAAAGGCCATGGCGGCGACGGAGTGCCAGCCAGTGCAACAGCCAAGAGCAAGTTTCAAAAG ATCCTGAAAATCTTCCACAGGAAAGTCTACCCTGAAAGCACTATGCTGACTAAGAAGAACCGCAAGCGGGGTACCCCAgacaacggcggcggtggcggtgccaCCGACGAGCCGGTGCCCCCACCGACTCCGAAGAAAACCGGGCCACGCAGGCTGAGCTTCGGCTGCTGCTGCACGAAGCGCTCCTTCAGCGCCTCCCCTGTTGACGACGGTGGTGAGGAGCTCAACGGCGACAAGAGCGGCCACTGGATCAAGACCGACGCAGACT ACCTGGTACTGGAATTATAG